A genomic region of Eucalyptus grandis isolate ANBG69807.140 chromosome 5, ASM1654582v1, whole genome shotgun sequence contains the following coding sequences:
- the LOC120293938 gene encoding putative disease resistance protein RGA1, producing the protein MAEAIVSRVADILDDFARDGKLGVLSVLVKIVPDLRKVVPDAEKRSLESQDLLEEWNLEVTRPRESPSEDKKSKQVSPFWSSSPRPAVRLEDIRRRMENIASRGRALGLEGYPKDVRGKSGSRKILRSGAFVVERDGAKRIAAKGAINVDPRERAKDVQDERGPRNGERSDSFVHEEEIIGREDAKSVIMEFLLDSAAEERIPILAVWGTDGIGKTSLARCLYKDEMVSQHFDLRIWVCVGGISNLKIVLQKIIQSATTERAYGIELEGLQNQLEKHIRGKKFLLVLDDVWLQFHEQWASLKSLLMGGAEGSKVLMTTCLRSIADFMSPTKSYSLEALPECLSLDLLMRMAYKDEEKTRDPEKLLIGRQIVKECHGIPLLVRTIGSSLFFKKTEGFIRPIDNVDQDMEDIAHDYFMDLVRRNFFQDCTQDELGNVTSCKMHDFLNKLACAVARTECSRYIGSGWSLIDERTHHVSVDSTLDLSQGPPATGEIEDAVAESNAVNLKEKGSLVLPVLVFAGKESDEILLRAAAKLESSKLRNKRLKGAQGCQSLPPLGELTSPKRLDIGALPMVECTESDLHILPSLPSLSALRIWKCPNLERIPLLLHLKELKLPSFPLESLQTLVATIEHIIGIGD; encoded by the exons ATGGCGGAAGCCATTGTCTCGAGGGTGGCTGACATTCTGGACGATTTCGCAAGGGATGGGAAGTTAGGCGTGCTTTCCGTGCTCGTGAAAATCGTTCCCGACCTCCGAAAGGTCGTCCCCGATGCGGAAAAGCGGAGCCTCGAAAGCC AGGACTTGCTCGAAGAGTGGAACCTTGAAGTTACGCGACCACGAGAATCGCCGAGCGAAGATAAGAAGTCGAAGCAGGTGAGTCCCTTCTGGTCATCTTCACCCCGTCCTGCTGTACGGCTAGAGGATATCAGGAGGAGAATGGAAAACATCGCGTCTAGAGGGAGGGCTTTGGGCTTGGAGGGGTACCCGAAGGATGTGCGAGGAAAGAGTGGATCGAGGAAGATATTGCGGTCGGGCGCTTTTGTTGTAGAGAGAGATGGTGCTAAAAGAATCGCTGCAAAAGGCGCTATTAATGTTGACCCGCGAGAGCGCGCGAAGGATGTGCAGGATGAGAGAGGACCGAGGAACGGGGAGCGGTCGGACTCCTTTGTGCACGAGGAGGAGATTATAGGGAGAGAGGATGCTAAAAGCGTAATTATGGAGTTCTTGTTAGACTCTGCAGCTGAAGAAAGAATTCCCATTCTTGCAGTATGGGGTACGGATGGTATTGGAAAGACTTCTCTTGCTCGGTGTCTATACAAAGATGAGATGGTCAGCCAGCATTTTGATTTGAGGATATGGGTCTGTGTGGGTGGCATCTCTAATCTCAAAATCGTGTTGCAAAAAATCATACAGAGTGCAACAACAGAGAGAGCATATGGCATTGAGTTGGAGGGATTGCAAAATCAACTTGAGAAACACATTCGTGGGAAAAAATTTCTCCTAGTTCTTGATGATGTATGGTTACAGTTTCATGAACAATGGGCGAGCTTGAAAAGTTTATTGATGGGAGGTGCTGAAGGAAGCAAGGTTCTGATGACTACATGCTTGAGGTCAATTGCAGATTTCATGAGCCCAACCAAATCTTATTCTCTTGAGGCCCTTCCAGAATGCTTGTCTCTAGACTTATTGATGAGAATGGCTTATAAGGATGAAGAAAAGACTAGAGATCCAGAGAAGTTACTTATTGGGAGGCAGATAGTCAAAGAATGTCATGGAATTCCTTTGCTTGTACGAACAATTGGAAGTTCACTGTTCTTCAAGAAAA CAGAAGGATTTATCCGGCCCATAGACAACGTAGATCAGGATATGGAAGACATTGCTCATGACTATTTCATGGATCTAGTTAGGAGGAATTTCTTTCAAGACTGCACTCAAGATGAACTTGGCAATGTGACGTCTTGTAAGAtgcatgattttttaaataagctAGCATGTGCAGTTGCTCGAACCGAGTGTTCCCGCTACATTGGTTCAGGATGGTCGTTAATTGATGAAAGAACTCATCATGTATCAGTGGATTCAACTTTAGATCTATCACAGGGACCTCCAGCTACT GGAGAAATAGAAGATGCGGTAGCAGAATCAAATGCTGTGAACTTGAAGGAGAAGGGTTCCTTAGTTTTGCCAGTATTAGTGTTTGCCggaaaagaaagtgatgaaattcTACTCAGAGCTGCAGCCAAGCTTGAATCTTCGAAGCTTAGAAATAAGAGGCTAAAGGGTGCGCAAG GATGCCAAAGTCTCCCACCACTTGGTGAGCTTACTAGCCCCAAGCGTCTGGATATTGGTGCGCTACCTATGGTGGAGTGCACAGAGAGTGATCTTCATATCCTCCCATCACTTCCTAGTCTCTCTGCACTGAGGATATGGAAGTGTCCTAATTTGGAACGGATTCCACTGCTTCTACATCTCAAGGAGTTGAAACTTCCCAGTTTCCCTTTGGAGTCGTTGCAGACCTTAGTTGCCACTATTGAACATATAATTGGTATTGGTGATTGA